A genomic stretch from Anabrus simplex isolate iqAnaSimp1 chromosome 2, ASM4041472v1, whole genome shotgun sequence includes:
- the LOC136862843 gene encoding uncharacterized protein codes for MDSGLRKRVWDEIGEKMEAEGERCKARWNNLRDNYKKSLKKLRTKNGEAGKSLKRYRFADQLSFLDKYFNERETKGNINMSADDDFESEDEEEHDTSNTAEQPQSKQQPIPQDVNNKGISTGNISDESDSSTFSTPRRHCKKRKLQDELSASSILMKYIIEKNSARGLAISNRASEHLQHPVDAFLFGISPMLKSLSPYYLSLAKSEIFATAHKYEMMMLTEQSTRSTTASGERAFQPLEALPENVTTDPLSLPSCSTIKNSEDNL; via the exons atggatagtggtttgaggaagcgtgtatgggacgaaattggcgagaaaatggaagctgaag GTGAAAGGTGCAAAGCAAGGTGGAACAATCTAAGGGATAATTATAAGAAGTCGCTGAAAAAACTGAGAACTAAAAATGGGGAGGCAGGAAAATCTCTAAAACGCTACAGATTTGCGGATCAATTAAGTTTCCTggataaatatttcaatgaaagaGAAACTAAGGGAAACATCAATATGTCAGCAGATGACGATTTTGAAAGTGAAGACGAGGAAGAACATGATACCTCAAATACAGCAGAACAACCGCAATCCAAGCAGCAGCCTATACCTCAGGATGTAAACAACAAGGGTATATCTACAGGAAACATCAGCGATGAAAGTGATTCCTCGACGTTTTCAACCCCTCGAAGGCATTGTAAGAAAAGGAAGCTACAAGATGAACTATCAGCATCGTCGATACTAATGAAATACATCATCGAAAAAAATTCTGCGCGGGGCTTAGCTATATCTAACCGGGCCAGTGAACATCTACAACACCCCGTTGATGCCTTTTTATTTGGAATTTCGCCTATGTTGAAGTCACTGTCTCCATACTATTTGAGTTTAGCAAAATCAGAAATTTTCGCAACCgcacataaatatgaaatgatgatgCTGACAGAGCAAAGTACCCGCTCAACAACAGCATCTGGTGAGAGGGCATTTCAACCCTTAGAGGCATTACCAGAAAATGTGACTACAGATCCTCTCAGTTTGCCATCGTGTTCAACAATCAAGAACAGTGAAGATAACCTATAA